The region CGTGCAGGGAGATGCCGAACGCGAGCAGCATCGCCGGGACCGCCATACCGCCGATCAGCTCGAACGGCTCCAGGAACGGGGCGGGCGGCGACCAGCCCACCGCCGAGACCGTCACCCCGGCCAGGGAGGCCAGCAGCAGCGGGTTGCGCACGGGGGTGCTCAGGGCACGGCGCAGCACCGGGCCCGCGCCGCGGACGTCGCCGCCGGACAGGTCCAGCACGGTCACGGCGACCGGGGCCATGACCAGCATCTGCGTCAGCAGGATCGGGGCCACCAGGGAGGCGTCGCCCAGGACGTAGGAGGCGATGGGCAGGCCCAGGTTCCCGGCGTTCACGTAGGAGGAGGTCAGCGCGGACATGGTGGTGCGGGAGACGCCCCAGCGGCGCAGCAGGCCGGTCGCGACCACGACGAGGACCACGGCCGCCACGCTCAGGGCGCTCACCACGACCTTGCCCGACCACAGCACCGACAGGTCGGTGTCGAGCAGGATCGTGAACATCAGCGCGGGGCCGGCCACGTAGAAGGCCAGGGCGCTGAGCACGTCGCGGGCGCCGTTGCCCAGGAGCGAGAGGCGTCCCAGCATGTAGCCGATGACGACGACGGTGGTGATGACGCCGAAACCGGTGACCACGCCGGACACGGCACCTCCAAGGGCTCGGGGACCTTTGGACGGTACCCCCGTACCGGGGAGGGCTGCCAGGGTGCGGGTCACACCGGCTACGCTCTACCGCACTCCCCACCCGTCCGGAAGGCGGTCCCCGTGGTCATCCGGAGAGCCCGTGCCGCGGCCCTGTGCGCGGCCGCAGCGGCGATCGTGTGCGCC is a window of Nocardiopsis changdeensis DNA encoding:
- a CDS encoding AEC family transporter, with translation MSGVVTGFGVITTVVVIGYMLGRLSLLGNGARDVLSALAFYVAGPALMFTILLDTDLSVLWSGKVVVSALSVAAVVLVVVATGLLRRWGVSRTTMSALTSSYVNAGNLGLPIASYVLGDASLVAPILLTQMLVMAPVAVTVLDLSGGDVRGAGPVLRRALSTPVRNPLLLASLAGVTVSAVGWSPPAPFLEPFELIGGMAVPAMLLAFGISLHGSGMPGRGPQRGSVLFAVALKSVVQPLVAWALGALAFGLSGPDLFAVVVLAALPTAQNVFTYSLRFGVEVDTVRDTVLISTFATVPVLFAVTFLLG